Proteins found in one Panthera tigris isolate Pti1 chromosome B3, P.tigris_Pti1_mat1.1, whole genome shotgun sequence genomic segment:
- the BNIP2 gene encoding BCL2/adenovirus E1B 19 kDa protein-interacting protein 2 isoform X2 — translation MEGVELKEEWQDEDFPIPLPEDDSMEADILAVTGPESQPELNGNKVRKKLMAPDISLTLDPSDGSVLSDDLDESGEIDLDGLDTPSENSNEFEWEDDLPKPKTTEIIRKGSITEYTAAEEKEDGRRWRMFRIGEQDHRVDMKAIEPYKKVISHGGYYGDGLNAIVVFAVCFMPESGQPNYRYLMDNLFKYVIGTLELLVAENYMIVYLNGATTRRKMPSLGWLRKCYQQIDRRLRKNLKSLIIVHPSWFIRTLLAVTRPFISSKFSQKIRYVFNLAELAELVPMEYVGIPECIKQVDQELNGKQDEPKSEQ, via the exons ACCTTTACCAGAGGATGATAGTATGGAAGCAGATATATTAGCTGTAACTGGACCAGAGAGCCAGCCTG AACTTAATGGAAATAAAGTGAGAAAGAAACTCATGGCCCCAGACATTAGCCTGACCCTGGATCCTAGtgatggctctgtgctgtcagatgaTTTGGATGAAAGTGGAGAGATTGACTTAGATGGCTTAGACACGCCATCAGAGAACAGTAATGAATTTGAGTGGGAAG ATGATCTTCCAAAGCCCAAAACTACTGAAATTATTAGGAAAGGCTCAATTACCGAATACACAGcagcagaggaaaaagaagatggaCGACGCTGGCGTATGTTCAGAATTGGAGAACAGGACCACAGGGTTGATATGAAGGCAATTGAACCCTATAAAAAAGTTATCAGCCACGGAG GATATTATGGCGATGGATTAAATGCCATTGTTGTGTTTGCTGTATGTTTTATGCCTGAAAGTGGTCAACCCAACTATCGATACCTGATGGACAATCTCTTTAA gtATGTTATTGGCACTTTGGAGCTGTTAGTAGCAGAAAACTACATGATAGTTTATTTAAATGGTGCTACAACTCGAAGAAAAATGCCCAGTCTGGGATGGCTCAGGAAATGCTATCAGCAAATTGATAGAAG gtTACGGAAAAATCTAAAATCACTAATCATTGTACATCCCTCATGGTTTATCAGAACACTTCTAGCTGTTACAAGACCCTTTATTAG CTCAAAATTCAGCCAAAAAATTAGATACGTCTTTAATTTGGCAGAACTAGCGGAACTTGTCCCCATGGAATATGTTGGCATACCAGAATGCATAAAAca AGTTGATCAAGAGCTTAATGGAAAACAGGATGAACCGAAAAGTGAACAGTAA
- the BNIP2 gene encoding BCL2/adenovirus E1B 19 kDa protein-interacting protein 2 isoform X3, with product MEGVELKEEWQDEDFPIPLPEDDSMEADILAVTGPESQPELNGNKVRKKLMAPDISLTLDPSDGSVLSDDLDESGEIDLDGLDTPSENSNEFEWEDDLPKPKTTEIIRKGSITEYTAAEEKEDGRRWRMFRIGEQDHRVDMKAIEPYKKVISHGGYYGDGLNAIVVFAVCFMPESGQPNYRYLMDNLFKYVIGTLELLVAENYMIVYLNGATTRRKMPSLGWLRKCYQQIDRSSKFSQKIRYVFNLAELAELVPMEYVGIPECIKQYEEEKLKKKQKRVDQELNGKQDEPKSEQ from the exons ACCTTTACCAGAGGATGATAGTATGGAAGCAGATATATTAGCTGTAACTGGACCAGAGAGCCAGCCTG AACTTAATGGAAATAAAGTGAGAAAGAAACTCATGGCCCCAGACATTAGCCTGACCCTGGATCCTAGtgatggctctgtgctgtcagatgaTTTGGATGAAAGTGGAGAGATTGACTTAGATGGCTTAGACACGCCATCAGAGAACAGTAATGAATTTGAGTGGGAAG ATGATCTTCCAAAGCCCAAAACTACTGAAATTATTAGGAAAGGCTCAATTACCGAATACACAGcagcagaggaaaaagaagatggaCGACGCTGGCGTATGTTCAGAATTGGAGAACAGGACCACAGGGTTGATATGAAGGCAATTGAACCCTATAAAAAAGTTATCAGCCACGGAG GATATTATGGCGATGGATTAAATGCCATTGTTGTGTTTGCTGTATGTTTTATGCCTGAAAGTGGTCAACCCAACTATCGATACCTGATGGACAATCTCTTTAA gtATGTTATTGGCACTTTGGAGCTGTTAGTAGCAGAAAACTACATGATAGTTTATTTAAATGGTGCTACAACTCGAAGAAAAATGCCCAGTCTGGGATGGCTCAGGAAATGCTATCAGCAAATTGATAGAAG CTCAAAATTCAGCCAAAAAATTAGATACGTCTTTAATTTGGCAGAACTAGCGGAACTTGTCCCCATGGAATATGTTGGCATACCAGAATGCATAAAAca GTatgaagaagaaaagttaaaaaagaaacaaaaaag AGTTGATCAAGAGCTTAATGGAAAACAGGATGAACCGAAAAGTGAACAGTAA
- the BNIP2 gene encoding BCL2/adenovirus E1B 19 kDa protein-interacting protein 2 isoform X1, translating into MEGVELKEEWQDEDFPIPLPEDDSMEADILAVTGPESQPELNGNKVRKKLMAPDISLTLDPSDGSVLSDDLDESGEIDLDGLDTPSENSNEFEWEDDLPKPKTTEIIRKGSITEYTAAEEKEDGRRWRMFRIGEQDHRVDMKAIEPYKKVISHGGYYGDGLNAIVVFAVCFMPESGQPNYRYLMDNLFKYVIGTLELLVAENYMIVYLNGATTRRKMPSLGWLRKCYQQIDRRLRKNLKSLIIVHPSWFIRTLLAVTRPFISSKFSQKIRYVFNLAELAELVPMEYVGIPECIKQYEEEKLKKKQKRVDQELNGKQDEPKSEQ; encoded by the exons ACCTTTACCAGAGGATGATAGTATGGAAGCAGATATATTAGCTGTAACTGGACCAGAGAGCCAGCCTG AACTTAATGGAAATAAAGTGAGAAAGAAACTCATGGCCCCAGACATTAGCCTGACCCTGGATCCTAGtgatggctctgtgctgtcagatgaTTTGGATGAAAGTGGAGAGATTGACTTAGATGGCTTAGACACGCCATCAGAGAACAGTAATGAATTTGAGTGGGAAG ATGATCTTCCAAAGCCCAAAACTACTGAAATTATTAGGAAAGGCTCAATTACCGAATACACAGcagcagaggaaaaagaagatggaCGACGCTGGCGTATGTTCAGAATTGGAGAACAGGACCACAGGGTTGATATGAAGGCAATTGAACCCTATAAAAAAGTTATCAGCCACGGAG GATATTATGGCGATGGATTAAATGCCATTGTTGTGTTTGCTGTATGTTTTATGCCTGAAAGTGGTCAACCCAACTATCGATACCTGATGGACAATCTCTTTAA gtATGTTATTGGCACTTTGGAGCTGTTAGTAGCAGAAAACTACATGATAGTTTATTTAAATGGTGCTACAACTCGAAGAAAAATGCCCAGTCTGGGATGGCTCAGGAAATGCTATCAGCAAATTGATAGAAG gtTACGGAAAAATCTAAAATCACTAATCATTGTACATCCCTCATGGTTTATCAGAACACTTCTAGCTGTTACAAGACCCTTTATTAG CTCAAAATTCAGCCAAAAAATTAGATACGTCTTTAATTTGGCAGAACTAGCGGAACTTGTCCCCATGGAATATGTTGGCATACCAGAATGCATAAAAca GTatgaagaagaaaagttaaaaaagaaacaaaaaag AGTTGATCAAGAGCTTAATGGAAAACAGGATGAACCGAAAAGTGAACAGTAA
- the BNIP2 gene encoding BCL2/adenovirus E1B 19 kDa protein-interacting protein 2 isoform X4, giving the protein MEGVELKEEWQDEDFPIPLPEDDSMEADILAVTGPESQPELNGNKVRKKLMAPDISLTLDPSDGSVLSDDLDESGEIDLDGLDTPSENSNEFEWEDDLPKPKTTEIIRKGSITEYTAAEEKEDGRRWRMFRIGEQDHRVDMKAIEPYKKVISHGGYYGDGLNAIVVFAVCFMPESGQPNYRYLMDNLFKYVIGTLELLVAENYMIVYLNGATTRRKMPSLGWLRKCYQQIDRRVDQELNGKQDEPKSEQ; this is encoded by the exons ACCTTTACCAGAGGATGATAGTATGGAAGCAGATATATTAGCTGTAACTGGACCAGAGAGCCAGCCTG AACTTAATGGAAATAAAGTGAGAAAGAAACTCATGGCCCCAGACATTAGCCTGACCCTGGATCCTAGtgatggctctgtgctgtcagatgaTTTGGATGAAAGTGGAGAGATTGACTTAGATGGCTTAGACACGCCATCAGAGAACAGTAATGAATTTGAGTGGGAAG ATGATCTTCCAAAGCCCAAAACTACTGAAATTATTAGGAAAGGCTCAATTACCGAATACACAGcagcagaggaaaaagaagatggaCGACGCTGGCGTATGTTCAGAATTGGAGAACAGGACCACAGGGTTGATATGAAGGCAATTGAACCCTATAAAAAAGTTATCAGCCACGGAG GATATTATGGCGATGGATTAAATGCCATTGTTGTGTTTGCTGTATGTTTTATGCCTGAAAGTGGTCAACCCAACTATCGATACCTGATGGACAATCTCTTTAA gtATGTTATTGGCACTTTGGAGCTGTTAGTAGCAGAAAACTACATGATAGTTTATTTAAATGGTGCTACAACTCGAAGAAAAATGCCCAGTCTGGGATGGCTCAGGAAATGCTATCAGCAAATTGATAGAAG AGTTGATCAAGAGCTTAATGGAAAACAGGATGAACCGAAAAGTGAACAGTAA